Proteins from one Flavobacterium branchiarum genomic window:
- a CDS encoding dicarboxylate/amino acid:cation symporter: METKKINFLKNYSSILLLLGGIIAGSVLGLVFGKDIEIIKPIGDIFLNLLFTAIIPLIFFTITSSIANLEKTEKLGRLFVVMVAVFLATLLLSAIVMIIAVYLFPIHQNIIVSKIPLENIATGNVGDQIAQLVTTNDFFELLSRKSMLALIIFSFLIGFATLQSGEKGASFKSFLDSGNEVMKQLLNIIMKMAPIGLGAYFAYQVSFYGPQLFGVYAKPLGIYYGACVFYFFVFFSFYALVAGGKRAFIVFWTNNVTPALTAIGTCSSIATIPANLEAAEKMGIPARVRNVVIPLGAPLHKDGSSMSSILKITVLFTMFGKDFTEPSTILMALGITVIVSIVEGGIPNGGYIGEVLAITVYGFPMAEALPVAMILGTLVDPIATLLNANGDVISSMMVSRFSEKTKW; encoded by the coding sequence ATGGAGACTAAAAAAATCAATTTTTTAAAAAATTACAGCAGTATTCTTTTACTCCTAGGTGGTATTATTGCGGGAAGTGTTTTAGGATTAGTCTTTGGTAAAGACATAGAGATAATAAAGCCAATAGGTGATATTTTCTTGAATTTACTTTTTACAGCAATCATTCCGCTAATCTTTTTTACAATAACATCTTCTATTGCCAATTTAGAAAAAACAGAAAAGTTAGGTAGATTATTCGTTGTGATGGTAGCCGTTTTTCTAGCAACGTTACTTCTTTCGGCTATAGTTATGATTATAGCAGTTTATCTTTTTCCAATTCATCAAAATATTATCGTTTCTAAAATTCCACTTGAGAATATTGCAACAGGAAACGTTGGAGATCAGATAGCACAATTAGTAACAACAAATGACTTCTTCGAGTTATTGTCGCGAAAAAGTATGTTGGCACTTATCATTTTTTCTTTTTTAATAGGTTTTGCAACTTTGCAATCGGGAGAAAAAGGAGCAAGTTTTAAGAGTTTCTTGGATTCAGGAAATGAAGTAATGAAGCAGTTATTAAATATTATAATGAAAATGGCTCCAATAGGTTTAGGAGCTTACTTTGCGTATCAGGTTAGTTTTTATGGACCACAATTATTTGGAGTTTATGCCAAACCATTGGGGATTTATTATGGAGCTTGTGTATTTTATTTCTTTGTTTTCTTTAGCTTTTATGCTTTAGTAGCAGGAGGGAAAAGAGCTTTTATAGTTTTTTGGACTAATAATGTAACGCCTGCACTTACAGCTATAGGAACTTGTAGTAGCATTGCAACAATCCCTGCCAATCTAGAAGCTGCTGAAAAAATGGGAATTCCTGCTCGTGTTCGTAATGTGGTTATTCCACTCGGAGCACCATTGCATAAAGATGGTTCGAGTATGTCATCTATCTTAAAAATTACCGTATTGTTTACCATGTTCGGAAAAGATTTTACAGAACCAAGTACAATACTGATGGCATTAGGAATTACAGTAATTGTATCAATCGTAGAAGGAGGAATTCCTAACGGAGGCTATATCGGAGAAGTTTTGGCAATAACTGTTTATGGATTTCCAATGGCAGAAGCTTTGCCAGTGGCAATGATATTGGGAACGCTTGTTGATCCAATTGCTACTTTACTAAATGCCAATGGCGATGTGATTTCGTCAATGATGGTCTCCCGATTTTCGGAGAAGACTAAATGGTAA
- a CDS encoding pyridoxal phosphate-dependent decarboxylase family protein, whose protein sequence is MNTTFQQDLNDIENILEKVKQQGLDFLNSLDTVPTSTSNTITTDRNLNQSGLGTLSTLDEFNQRLAPLMVASSGPRYWGFVTGGTTPASIVGDWLTTIYDQNTQTVKAQGGVSALIEIETINLLLQLLDLPKSFLGGFVTGATMSNFTSLAVARQWLGKQLGKDFAKNGIDEPITILSATPHSSSIKCLSMLGIGSQNFTKIKTLEGNREAIDVVDLEKNIQALNGKPFIVITSAATVNTGDFDDFIAINKLKEKYQFWWHIDAAFGGFAACSPKYKHLLNGWETADSITIDCHKWLNVPYESAFYLIKEEHKILQIETFQNSNAPYLGDPLENFSFLNFLPENSRRLKALPVWFSLLAYGKEGYQDIVENSIELALQFDEFIVGSENFELLAPTRLNNVCFTLSGDHNQDKVNLFLTHLNDTGKVFMTPTVYLNRKGIRASFVNWRTSKEDIQIVIEVIKKTILELKI, encoded by the coding sequence ATGAATACAACATTTCAACAAGATTTAAACGATATTGAAAATATACTTGAGAAAGTAAAACAACAAGGGCTAGATTTTTTGAATTCCCTAGATACAGTTCCAACTTCAACTTCAAATACGATAACAACCGATAGGAATTTAAATCAATCAGGTTTAGGTACATTATCGACTTTGGATGAATTTAATCAGCGATTAGCTCCTTTAATGGTAGCATCATCTGGGCCAAGATATTGGGGGTTTGTTACTGGCGGGACTACACCTGCTTCGATAGTTGGAGATTGGTTGACTACTATTTATGACCAAAATACACAGACGGTAAAGGCGCAAGGAGGAGTATCGGCTTTAATAGAAATTGAAACAATTAATTTATTATTGCAATTATTAGATTTACCAAAATCATTCCTAGGCGGATTTGTTACTGGTGCTACAATGTCTAATTTTACTTCTTTGGCTGTTGCGAGACAATGGCTAGGAAAGCAATTAGGAAAGGACTTTGCTAAGAATGGAATAGATGAACCAATTACCATTTTATCTGCAACTCCACATTCGTCTTCTATAAAATGCTTGTCGATGTTAGGAATAGGAAGTCAGAACTTTACAAAAATAAAAACACTCGAAGGAAATAGAGAAGCAATTGATGTCGTTGATTTAGAAAAGAACATTCAAGCTTTAAATGGGAAACCTTTTATTGTAATAACAAGCGCTGCTACTGTAAACACAGGAGATTTTGATGATTTTATTGCAATAAATAAACTAAAAGAAAAGTATCAATTCTGGTGGCATATCGATGCTGCTTTTGGTGGCTTTGCCGCTTGTTCGCCTAAATACAAACATTTATTAAACGGATGGGAGACTGCGGATAGTATTACTATAGATTGTCATAAATGGCTAAATGTGCCTTATGAAAGTGCATTTTATTTGATAAAAGAAGAACATAAAATTTTGCAGATAGAAACATTCCAAAATTCGAATGCCCCGTACTTAGGAGATCCATTAGAGAACTTTAGTTTCTTAAATTTTTTACCTGAGAATTCAAGACGATTAAAAGCATTGCCAGTTTGGTTTTCTTTATTGGCTTATGGTAAAGAGGGTTATCAGGATATAGTTGAAAACAGTATTGAACTCGCATTGCAATTTGATGAATTTATTGTTGGGAGTGAGAACTTTGAGTTATTAGCTCCAACGAGATTAAATAATGTTTGTTTTACGTTATCAGGAGATCATAATCAGGATAAAGTAAATTTGTTTTTGACACATCTAAATGACACAGGAAAAGTATTTATGACTCCTACGGTATATTTAAACCGCAAAGGAATTAGAGCTTCATTTGTAAATTGGAGAACCAGCAAAGAAGATATTCAAATCGTGATAGAAGTAATTAAAAAGACAATTTTGGAATTAAAAATATAG
- a CDS encoding TonB-dependent receptor, producing MRLHKIGILLLVLMTTIQGFSQKNKSTISGVVLITNQMPGEAVSVALKGTAYATLTNSKGEYKLNAEPGDYVLVITYVGYKTSYTAITLLKGGKVVPNITIQEDMAALKEVAVTGKSKVQRVREQAYNITAVDLKKTYNTSADLNQILNKTTGVRVRESGGMGSDFNFTLNGFSGDQVKFFLDGVPMESFGSSLTLNNIPVNMAERIDVYKGVVPIELGSDALGGAVNIITNKSVDRYIDASYSFGSFNTHRMAVNTRFTNKSGLILNLNAFGNYSDNDYKVDVSIADKATGSYLPEKKYRHFNDGYKSGAIMAETGFKNKSFADYLLVGFVMSGNKKEIQQGISMDKVAGQAFKDGEAFISSLKYKKNNLFTKGLSVNFNTTYSLVNNRTIDTSSRVYDWAGNYTYRSFGGASDKGELNDNKKTFYLYDEKNLLTITNIKYEIDEHQSIAFNHTYTSYKRKEKEGYINTIDLGEPSFDKNVLGLVYNVSGFDNRFSASVFGKMFDFRSSSVIKDKKESTSSTNYGYGVTATYHLTENIQTKASYEHAYRLPSPGEMYGDSGVTITSNTGLIPESSDNVNFGLVLIAQKNKHHFGAESSLIYRNAKDFIQMVPVGNTSSYKNLQSVRVTGVDGVIRYAYDDFLSFEVNATYQKQVNTNKFVKKDNLEVPDALYNAQLPNVPIFFGNADLAFSFKNIKYKHDRLTLNVSANYLDAFYLTWPVLGELETKKAIPEQFTQNAMVSYSFLNGKYNFAFECRNITDVKVYDYFKVQKPGRAFSVKLRYFIQ from the coding sequence ATGCGACTACATAAAATAGGAATTCTATTATTGGTTTTAATGACCACAATACAAGGTTTTTCACAAAAAAATAAATCAACTATTTCTGGAGTTGTTTTGATAACGAACCAAATGCCGGGCGAAGCAGTTTCTGTAGCTTTAAAAGGAACAGCTTATGCTACACTTACAAATAGTAAGGGAGAATATAAGTTGAATGCTGAACCAGGAGATTATGTTCTAGTGATTACTTATGTAGGTTATAAAACAAGTTATACTGCGATTACTTTATTAAAAGGCGGCAAAGTAGTTCCAAATATCACGATACAAGAAGATATGGCTGCACTAAAAGAAGTAGCTGTAACAGGAAAATCTAAAGTGCAACGAGTTAGAGAGCAGGCTTATAACATTACGGCTGTCGATCTGAAAAAAACATACAATACTTCTGCCGATTTAAATCAGATTTTGAATAAAACAACTGGGGTTCGTGTTCGTGAATCTGGAGGAATGGGTTCTGATTTTAATTTTACATTGAATGGGTTTTCAGGAGATCAAGTGAAATTCTTTCTAGACGGAGTTCCAATGGAGAGCTTTGGTTCTTCGCTTACACTGAATAATATTCCAGTAAATATGGCTGAAAGGATTGATGTGTACAAAGGAGTTGTTCCTATAGAGTTAGGTTCAGATGCTTTAGGTGGTGCAGTTAATATTATAACGAATAAAAGTGTTGATCGTTACATTGATGCTTCTTATAGTTTTGGATCATTCAATACACATAGAATGGCTGTAAATACACGTTTTACAAACAAATCTGGCCTTATTTTGAATTTAAATGCTTTTGGTAACTATTCTGATAATGACTATAAAGTAGACGTAAGTATTGCTGATAAAGCTACTGGATCTTATTTACCAGAAAAAAAATACCGTCACTTCAATGATGGTTATAAATCAGGTGCAATAATGGCAGAAACTGGTTTTAAAAATAAATCATTTGCAGATTATTTACTTGTTGGTTTCGTGATGTCTGGTAATAAGAAAGAGATTCAGCAAGGAATAAGCATGGATAAAGTAGCTGGTCAAGCTTTTAAGGACGGTGAGGCTTTTATATCTTCTTTGAAATACAAGAAAAACAATCTTTTTACTAAGGGACTTTCTGTAAACTTCAATACAACTTATAGTTTGGTAAACAACCGTACAATTGACACTTCATCTAGGGTTTATGATTGGGCAGGAAATTATACTTATAGAAGTTTTGGAGGAGCTAGTGATAAGGGTGAATTAAATGATAATAAAAAAACATTTTATCTATATGATGAAAAGAATTTATTGACAATAACCAATATCAAATATGAAATTGATGAGCACCAATCTATAGCATTTAATCATACATATACGAGTTATAAACGTAAAGAAAAGGAAGGATATATAAATACTATTGATTTAGGTGAACCTTCTTTTGATAAAAATGTTTTGGGACTTGTATATAATGTGAGCGGTTTTGATAATCGATTTTCAGCATCTGTATTTGGAAAGATGTTTGATTTTCGTTCAAGCTCAGTAATTAAGGACAAAAAAGAATCTACCTCATCTACAAATTATGGTTATGGAGTTACTGCAACATATCATTTAACGGAAAATATACAAACAAAAGCATCCTATGAACATGCATATCGTTTGCCTTCGCCTGGAGAGATGTATGGAGATAGTGGAGTAACAATTACAAGTAATACTGGATTAATACCTGAAAGTAGTGATAATGTAAATTTTGGACTTGTATTAATTGCTCAAAAAAACAAACATCATTTTGGAGCTGAAAGTAGTTTGATTTACAGAAATGCTAAAGATTTTATACAAATGGTTCCTGTTGGAAATACATCTAGTTATAAAAATCTACAAAGTGTTCGTGTTACCGGTGTCGATGGAGTAATTCGTTATGCATATGATGATTTTTTAAGTTTTGAAGTAAATGCGACCTATCAAAAGCAGGTTAATACAAATAAATTTGTTAAAAAAGATAATTTGGAGGTTCCGGATGCACTGTATAATGCACAATTACCAAATGTACCTATCTTTTTTGGTAATGCTGATTTAGCTTTTTCATTCAAAAATATCAAATACAAACACGACCGACTTACCCTTAATGTTAGTGCAAATTATTTAGATGCTTTTTATTTAACATGGCCAGTTTTGGGTGAACTTGAAACTAAAAAAGCAATTCCAGAGCAGTTTACTCAAAATGCAATGGTTTCTTATTCTTTCTTAAATGGGAAATACAATTTTGCTTTTGAGTGCAGAAATATTACCGATGTAAAAGTATACGATTATTTCAAAGTTCAAAAACCGGGTCGCGCTTTCTCAGTTAAATTAAGATACTTCATTCAATAA
- a CDS encoding DUF4374 domain-containing protein — translation MFINKFQKGFAVAMLSLSIFSCSSDDAAPKDETTFTGSKYVASYWLADYTQYILDFNSIDRLMTGEISAKGVGIEQNGSCFPINNTFFALHTGSEGSIPFSLNSEGKLKAGQKISFESSYAVGYTDDKRMINIGATWDGSSSDYELMIYNPTKVSIDARKFNDFAVNASNKNVLYWPTGAAVSGDKLFVPVYIKDVSDKTNVILSSDAIVRVYKYPSLEYITTIKDARSAAIGLYYTNTGIVQTGSGDIFTFSSNARAGGYPVTNVSSGILRIKKGEDKFDASYFFDIEKSSLKGKVLAAYPLGGEKVYISYIPSDVDSVNNVYSFLDSKPIFKGAILDLASKTILPVTGLPDYGGDEFFGLGSMFVEDGKAYKSFVTGKEARVYQIDIATGTAKAGALLKEGLYLPSIGKLTY, via the coding sequence ATGTTTATAAACAAATTTCAAAAAGGCTTTGCAGTAGCAATGCTATCGTTATCTATTTTTTCTTGTAGTAGTGATGATGCTGCTCCAAAAGATGAAACAACTTTTACTGGTTCTAAGTATGTTGCATCTTACTGGTTAGCTGATTATACTCAGTATATTTTAGATTTTAACTCTATAGATCGATTAATGACGGGTGAAATTAGCGCTAAAGGAGTTGGAATTGAGCAAAACGGAAGTTGTTTTCCGATTAACAATACTTTTTTTGCATTACACACAGGAAGTGAAGGGTCAATACCATTTTCTTTAAATAGTGAAGGTAAATTAAAAGCAGGACAAAAAATTTCTTTCGAATCTTCTTATGCTGTTGGATACACTGATGACAAAAGAATGATTAATATTGGTGCCACTTGGGATGGTAGTTCTTCAGATTATGAACTAATGATTTACAATCCTACCAAAGTTTCAATCGATGCTCGTAAGTTTAATGACTTTGCAGTAAATGCATCAAATAAGAACGTCTTATATTGGCCAACAGGAGCAGCAGTTTCTGGAGATAAACTTTTTGTACCAGTATATATCAAAGATGTATCTGATAAAACGAATGTAATTTTGTCATCAGATGCAATTGTGAGAGTTTACAAGTACCCATCTTTGGAGTACATAACTACAATAAAAGATGCTAGATCAGCTGCAATTGGATTGTATTACACAAACACAGGAATTGTACAAACAGGATCAGGAGATATCTTTACTTTTTCATCTAATGCTCGTGCTGGTGGTTATCCAGTTACAAATGTTTCTTCTGGAATTTTGCGTATTAAAAAAGGAGAAGATAAATTCGATGCAAGTTATTTCTTTGATATTGAAAAAAGTTCACTTAAAGGAAAGGTTCTAGCAGCTTATCCGCTAGGGGGAGAAAAAGTTTATATATCTTATATACCTAGCGATGTTGATTCAGTAAACAATGTTTATAGTTTTCTAGATTCAAAACCAATTTTTAAAGGTGCTATATTAGATTTAGCTTCTAAAACTATTTTGCCAGTTACAGGATTGCCTGATTATGGTGGAGATGAGTTTTTTGGATTAGGAAGCATGTTTGTAGAAGATGGTAAAGCATACAAAAGCTTTGTTACGGGTAAAGAAGCTCGTGTATATCAAATAGATATTGCAACTGGTACTGCTAAAGCTGGAGCACTTCTTAAAGAGGGACTTTACTTACCTTCTATTGGTAAACTTACATATTAA
- a CDS encoding PepSY-associated TM helix domain-containing protein, producing MTTIKSRTNKPPNNGKSRFSKINAWLHLWLGLASGIVVFIMGITGCVLVFEQEIKELTSPWLTVEAQTPDKVLPPSKIYEAVSKALPDKEIHGFWYNGLDKTIKVDIESDSLIYVNPYNGVITGMVDHEDLFHIMDEGHRYVWLGRDVGSQVTAWGTLIFFLLLISGLILWFPKKWNKTTRNASFKIKWNAKFKRINYDLHNVMGFYTIILALLISFTGLIMSFHWIRQSTYWISGGWADEKEKKELVVEAKKDSLSKQQIDMLTAADIIWNKVRKEIAKENTEAVIIHLPDEPEEDFYACTDMNKGIWRDLYFDSTTLELLPKSQKYIDNERFSRWLMRSNYSLHIGAIGGLPTKILYFLASLICASLPVTGFYIWWGRKKKTKPAVVKK from the coding sequence ATGACTACTATTAAAAGCCGTACAAATAAGCCACCGAATAATGGAAAATCGCGTTTTAGTAAAATCAATGCTTGGTTGCATTTATGGCTGGGGCTCGCCTCAGGAATCGTGGTGTTTATAATGGGAATTACAGGTTGTGTTTTGGTTTTTGAGCAAGAAATCAAAGAGTTAACATCACCTTGGTTAACTGTAGAAGCGCAAACACCAGACAAAGTTCTACCACCTTCTAAAATATATGAGGCAGTTAGTAAAGCGTTGCCAGATAAAGAGATTCATGGGTTTTGGTACAATGGTTTAGATAAGACTATAAAAGTTGATATTGAATCGGATTCTTTGATTTACGTAAATCCATACAATGGAGTTATTACTGGAATGGTAGATCACGAAGATCTTTTTCATATTATGGATGAAGGACATCGTTATGTATGGTTAGGTCGTGATGTTGGTTCGCAAGTAACAGCTTGGGGGACATTGATTTTCTTTTTATTACTGATAAGTGGTCTTATTCTTTGGTTTCCAAAAAAATGGAATAAAACAACAAGAAATGCTAGTTTTAAGATTAAATGGAACGCTAAGTTTAAACGAATCAATTATGATTTGCATAATGTAATGGGATTTTACACTATTATATTGGCATTACTTATTTCGTTTACAGGATTAATAATGAGTTTTCACTGGATTAGGCAAAGTACCTATTGGATAAGTGGAGGTTGGGCAGATGAAAAAGAGAAAAAAGAACTAGTTGTTGAAGCTAAAAAAGATTCATTATCCAAGCAACAAATAGATATGCTTACTGCCGCCGATATCATTTGGAATAAAGTGAGAAAAGAAATTGCCAAGGAAAACACAGAAGCCGTTATCATCCATTTACCAGATGAGCCAGAGGAAGATTTTTATGCTTGTACAGATATGAATAAAGGGATTTGGAGAGATTTGTATTTTGATTCAACAACATTAGAATTACTCCCTAAATCACAAAAGTATATTGACAATGAACGTTTTTCAAGATGGCTTATGCGATCCAATTATAGTCTTCATATTGGAGCTATTGGTGGATTACCAACAAAGATCCTATACTTTTTAGCTAGTTTAATTTGCGCTAGTTTGCCCGTTACAGGTTTTTATATATGGTGGGGAAGGAAGAAAAAAACAAAACCTGCCGTTGTTAAAAAATAA